The Bradyrhizobium ottawaense genome window below encodes:
- a CDS encoding TerB family tellurite resistance protein: MLDGLRQFIADIVAPNDQNRTFGDSDYRLAATALLVHVISLDGQPSAAEQRKLHSLIESHFKLDRGTADRLIADATQVEGEAVDLYHFTSVIMRSLDEEGRKRIVRMMWELVYADGQVSEFEDNVVWRASDLLGISQRDRIDLKHTVAERAGGQVTDSAVGG, from the coding sequence ATGCTCGACGGCCTGCGCCAATTCATCGCCGACATTGTCGCCCCCAATGACCAGAACCGCACGTTCGGCGACAGCGATTATCGGTTGGCGGCCACCGCGCTGCTGGTCCACGTAATCTCGCTCGACGGCCAGCCGAGCGCGGCCGAGCAGCGCAAGCTGCACAGCCTGATCGAAAGCCATTTTAAGCTCGATCGCGGCACTGCGGATCGTCTGATTGCGGACGCCACCCAGGTCGAGGGCGAGGCGGTGGACCTCTATCACTTCACCAGCGTCATCATGCGCTCGCTCGACGAGGAGGGTCGCAAGCGCATCGTCCGGATGATGTGGGAGCTGGTCTATGCCGACGGCCAGGTCTCCGAATTCGAAGACAACGTCGTCTGGCGCGCCTCCGACCTGCTCGGGATTTCCCAGCGCGACCGGATCGACCTGAAGCATACGGTGGCCGAGCGCGCCGGTGGTCAGGTGACGGACAGCGCCGTCGGCGGCTGA